From Penicillium psychrofluorescens genome assembly, chromosome: 6, one genomic window encodes:
- a CDS encoding uncharacterized protein (ID:PFLUO_008522-T1.cds;~source:funannotate), whose protein sequence is MSQFIPSLSSESLLDKVVLITGGANGIGASLVRQCLENGANVCFGDLDNIAGERLVSKCLEAFHPAEEHLAPRVVFQPTDVTNYDSVLGLFDVAFKTYSRIDHVASAAGIVEIGNWFDFGLTLETVRQKPTHKVLDVNLLGSMYVSRIASVYLRHNRGPDADRSILLFSSAAGFKDSPSLFVYQASKHGVTGLMRSLRSYISSPYKHSLRINTICPWVTETDTIKKIEQKWKQANLPTNSPQEVATVAAGMLVDQSLNGSSMFVEGGRAWEIEENINRLETQWLGEAPSKALAMGQELLDDGAIWTATLRKKSIISSGVPPGVPTSKLEGVQHGIGKEQANGQTNGLTNGLTNGVH, encoded by the exons ATGTCGCAATTCATCCCCAGCCTCTCTTCTGAGTCTCTTCTGGACAAGGTTGTCCTGATCACCG GAggtgccaatggcatcgGTGCAAGTCTAGTACGACAATGCTTGGAAAATGGTGCCAACGTTTGTTTTGGAGACCTTGACAATATCGCCGGTGAGCGTCTAGTGAGCAAGTGCCTCGAAGCGTTCCATCCGGCGGAAGAACACCTGGCTCCCCGAGTTGTTTTCCAGCCAACCGACGTCACCAACTATGATTCGGTTTTGGGTCTGTTTGACGTGGCCTTCAAGACTTATAGTCGTATCGACCACGTCGCTTCGGCGGCGGGGATCGTAGAGATTGGCAATTGGTTCGATTTCGGTCTCACGCTAGAGACGGTTCGCCAG AAACCCACCCACAAGGTGCTGGATGTTAATCTTCTCGGTTCCATGTATGTCTCGCGCATTGCTTCGGTTTATCTTCGCCACAATCGTGGCCCGGATGCCGACCGATCTATTCTGCTCTTTTCATCCGCAGCTGGATTCAAGGATAGCCCGTCTTTGTTTGTCTATCAGGCATCCAAACATGGCGTGACGGGCCTTATGCGCTCGCTGCGCAGCTACATCTCGTCTCCGTATAAGCACAGCCTGCGGATTAACACTATCTGCCCCTGGGTGACTGAGACCGACACCATTAAGAAGATCGAGCAGAAGTGGAAGCAGGCCAACCTGCCGACCAACAGTCCCCAAGAAGTCGCGACTGTGGCTGCCGGCATGCTTGTCGACCAATCGCTCAACGGCTCATCTATGTTTGTTGAGGGTGGCCGAGCCTGGGAGATTGAAGAGAATATCAACCGGCTTGAGACCCAGTGGCTGGGCGAGGCACCATCGAAAGCTTTGGCAATGGGACAGGAGCTGCTTGACGATGGAGCCATCTGGACCGCAACTCTTCGCAAGAAGAGCATCATTTCGAGTGGTGTTCCGCCCGGTGTTCCGACCAGCAAGCTTGAGGGCGTCCAGCACGGCATTGGAAAAGAACAGGCGAATGGCCAGACGAACGGACTGACCAACGGACTGACCAACGGAGTGCATTAG
- a CDS encoding uncharacterized protein (ID:PFLUO_008519-T1.cds;~source:funannotate): protein MGYSDENSSNNGYDSSKVADSGADKEFMAPPPFDGDIVGEMSEAERNVYNHGVEKFSRLGWKRLTVVLIVEAIALGSLSIPQTFAKLGMVAGVICCVGLGIVAIYTSYIVGQVKLMFPQVGTYADAGTLMFGRFGYELIFAMLALQLIFLTGSHCLTGTIAFQTITQSGLCSVVFGVVSAIILLAVAIPPSFTEVAILGYIDFISIVLAIGITIIGTGIDATNQPGGLGAVPWSPWPAPETTFKDAFIAVSNIIFAYSFAMCQFAFMDEMHTPADFVKSIWALGLTEMVIYTVTGATIYAFVGPNVQSPALLSAGTTLSRVAFGVALPVIFISGSINTVVFGRMVHGRIFKNSTIRFINTKMGWITWLAVITGGTIIAFVIAEVIPFFSDLLSISSALFISGFTFYFPSLMWFMLIRKGSWTSRHNLLLAAANGLILAIGLLTLGAGTYSSIADIISEYNSGSVHGVFTCGAPE from the exons ATGGGCTACTCCGACGAAAATTCAAGCAACAATGGCTATGACTCCAGTAAGGTCGCCGACTCCGGCGCCGACAAGGAGTTCATGGCCCCCCCACCCTTTGACGGGGACATCGTCGGGGAGATGAGCGAGGCCGAGCGCAACGTCTACAATCACGGGGTCGAGAAATTCAGCCGCCTGGGCTGGAAGCGCTTGACCGTCGTGCTCATCGTCGAGGCCATTGCCCTGGGCAGTCTGTCCATCCCCCAGACCTTCGCCAAGCTCGGTATGGTCGCCGGGGTCATCTGCTGTgtcggcctcggcatcgTGGCCATCTACACCAGCTACATCGTCGGCCAGGTCAAGCTGATGTTCCCCCAGGTGGGCACCTACGCCGACGCGGGTACCCTCATGTTCGGCCGCTTTGGCTACGAGTTGATCTTTGCGATGCTGGCGTTGCAGCTGATCTTCCTGACCGGGTCCCACTGCCTGACCGGCACCATTGCCTTCCAGACCATCACCCAAAGCGGCCTTTGCAGCGTGGTGTTTGGCGTGGTGTCCGCCATCATTCTGCTGGCGGTAGCCATCCCCCCCAGCTTCACCGAAGTCGCCATCCTGGGCTACATTGATTTTATCTCGATCGTGCTTGCCATTggcatcaccatcatcggcaCCGGTATCGATGCCACCAACCAACCGGGGGGACTGGGCGCCGTGCCATGGTCGCCGTGGCCCGCGCCTGAGACCACCTTCAAGGACGCCTTCATCGCCGTCtccaacatcatcttcgcctaCAGCTTTGCCATGTGCCAGTTTGCCTTCATGGACGAAATGCACACCCCGGCGGACTTTGTCAAGTCCATCTGGGCCCTGGGCTTGACAGAGATGGTCATCTACACCGTCACTGGCGCCACCATCTACGCCTTTGTCGGCCCGAACGTCCAGAGCCCCGCACTGCTCTCGGCCGGAACTACGTTGAGTCGCGTGGCCTTCGGGGTGGCTCTCCCGGTCATTTTCATCAGTGGGTCGATCAACACCGTGGTGTTCGGTCGCATGGTCCATGGCCGGATTTTCAAGAACTCGACCATCCGTTTTATCAACACCAAGATGGGCTGGATCACCTGGTTGGCCGTCATCACGGGGGGCACCATCATCGCGTTTGTGATTGCCGAAGTcatccccttcttctcggatTTGCTGTCGATTTCCTCCgccctcttcatctccggCTTCACCTTCTACTTCCCCTCCCTGATGTGGTTCATGCTCATCCGGAAGGGGAGTTGGACCTCGCGTCACAATCTGCTTCTGGCGGCCGCCAATGGGCTGATTCTCGCCATTGGCCTGCTGACCTTGGGCGCCGGAACGTATTCGAGCATTGCTGATATT ATCTCGGAATACAACAGTGGGTCCGTCCACGGGGTCTTCACCTGCGGCGCACCGGAGTGA
- a CDS encoding uncharacterized protein (ID:PFLUO_008520-T1.cds;~source:funannotate), with the protein MSAPQCWISSAVAEESEHVEATHLCRQADVCRQLFPQFDILTEHAAKAGTVIRTMPEFQGKMNRVVGFGTTGPVDEADVRELESTYAAIGLHPEIHLGPGAHPSALPCLRAAGYTSQGVLNTYVYSLKNHEIPVARQGATAAGSVIEQVSAQDSSERFIQASIAGFEDGGRSAHLLRVLAQIATLRADTRLFLATIDGEIAGSAALAVVDTPTGSVGHLYLDSTLPCYRGRGVQAGLIQARLAAAQRLRLSLVTTITRPGTGSARNSERAGLQLAYTTAILVPDSR; encoded by the coding sequence ATGTCGGCCCCTCAGTGTTGGATTTCATCCGCAGTCGCCGAAGAAAGTGAGCATGTGGAGGCCACCCATCTCTGTCGCCAGGCCGATGTGTGCCGCCAATTGTTCCCCCAGTTCGATATCCTGACGGAACACGCGGCCAAAGCAGGGACAGTCATCCGAACCATGCCGGAATTTCAGGGCAAGATGAACCGGGTCGTGGGATTTGGAACGACCGGGCCCGTTGACGAAGCGGATGTGCGTGAGCTGGAATCAACCTACGCCGCCATCGGGCTGCATCCGGAGATTCACCTCGGACCGGGGGCGCATCCTTCGGCGCTGCCGTGCTTGCGCGCTGCGGGATATACCTCACAAGGCGTCCTGAACACGTACGTGTACTCGCTCAAGAATCATGAGATTCCCGTCGCTCGCCAAGGCGCCACCGCTGCCGGGTCGGTCATCGAGCAGGTCAGCGCGCAGGACAGTAGTGAGCGATTTATCCAGGCGTCGATCGCTGGGTTTGAGGACGGAGGTCGGTCGGCCCACTTGCTGCGCGTCCTGGCGCAGATAGCAACCCTCCGGGCGGACACCCGATTGTTTCTCGCGACGATCGACGGAGAGATTGCGGGTTCCGCAGCCTTGGCGGTGGTTGACACTCCCACTGGGAGCGTGGGTCACTTGTACCTGGACAGCACGCTGCCGTGCTATCGCGGTCGGGGCGTGCAGGCGGGCCTCATCCAGGCGCGACTCGCTGCCGCACAACGGCTCCGACTCTCGCTGGTGACTACGATCACGCGACCAGGTACGGGCAGTGCCCGTAATTCAGAGCGCGCTGGGCTGCAGCTCGCCTACACGACGGCGATTTTGGTTCCCGACAGTCGCTAG
- a CDS encoding uncharacterized protein (ID:PFLUO_008518-T1.cds;~source:funannotate), with protein sequence MAGLECIDGGKKWYSCTEPMVLGEAPIYRASDSTLHWVDCLSEPPRLYILPIDDSGDAVGEARVLELEDSVTVAFFRKNKPGYIAAYYQGVCFIDEASGKLEVVKEIIPTDQRDELRFNDGGVDAKGRFWLAEIDKTAMAYGPNRLPASYGTPRGRLWRYDPDGSLHLMIDQGIVCGNGLGWSPDNKTMYFHDSVAMVVWAYDFDLESGEISNKRLLIDRRTSFGEPDGMVVEVMVFSPEGRHLKDIIFSARNPACTTWGGKNFDIIYVASGKDRRSNARADDEGGHMFRYKPTDARGQPKHEFAG encoded by the exons ATGGCTGGATTAGAGTGTATTGACGGCGGCAAGAAGTGGTATTCATGCACGGAGCCCATGGTTCTGGGTGAGGCGCCCATCTATCGGGCTAGCGATTCAACCCTCCACTGGGTTGACTGTTTGTCTGAGCCGCCCCGACTCTACATTCTCCCTATTGACGACTCTGGGGACGCAGTCGGGGAGGCGCGTGTTCTTGAGCTGGAAGACAGCGTCACGGTGGCTTTCTTCCGGAAGAACAAGCCCGGCTATATTGCGGCCTATTACCAAGGCGTCTGCTTTATCGACGAAGCATCCGGCAAGCTAGAGGTGGTGAAGGAAATCATCCCCACCGACCAACGCGATGAGTTGCGCTTCAACGATGGGGGCGTCGATGCCAAAGGACGGTTTTGGCTGGCGGAAATCGACAAGACGGCAATGGCCTACGGACCAAACCGCCTTCCGGCCAGCTACGGCACGCCGCGAGGACGGCTGTGGCGATACGATCCGGATGGCAGTCTTCATTTGATGATCGATCAGGGGATTGTCTGTGGGAATGGGTTGGGCTGGAGTCCGGACAATAAAACCA TGTATTTCCACGATTCTGTGGCCATGGTAGTATGGGCTTATGATTTTGATCTGGAGTCCGGTGAGATCTCCAACAAGCGACTGTTGATTGATCGCCGCACCTCGTTTGGCGAACCAGATGGAATGGTTGTCGA GGTCATGGTATTTAGCCCGGAGGGCCGACATCTCAAAgacatcatcttctcggCTCGTAACCCAGCGTGTACCACCTGGGGTGGGAAGAATTTTGATATCATCTATGTGGCAAGTGGGAAGGATCGTCGCTCCAATGCGAGGGCAGACGACGAAGGAGGCCATATGTTCCGATATAAGCCCACTGATGCCCGAGGGCAGCCGAAGCATGAATTCGCCGGCTGA
- a CDS encoding uncharacterized protein (ID:PFLUO_008521-T1.cds;~source:funannotate), whose amino-acid sequence MASHSTASPHPHIPPAGVWCPAVTFFHQDTDTLDLSAQSQYFHYLAQSGLTGLVLMGTNSEAFLLTREERSQLISTARAAVGPGFPLMAGVGTHSTKQTLELVQDAATAGANYVLVLPPAYFGKATNMNVVKRFFSEVAAKSPLPVVIYNFPGVCNGVDLDSETITAIVHESAARHPQAQSNVVGVKLTCGSVGKITRLSATFAPEDFATFGGQSDFLLGGLAAGSAGCIAAFANVFPKTVSRMYTLYQNGQVDEAMKLQKKAALAENSIKSGIASTKYAVSCSSAGLAGISRAAEKLAPRHPYEEVGEATRRSIQETIAEVAAIEDGL is encoded by the coding sequence ATGGCTTCACACTCGACCGCATCGCCTCACCCACACATCCCACCGGCGGGGGTCTGGTGTCCCGCCGTGACCTTCTTCCATCAGGATACAGATACCCTGGATCTCTCGGCCCAGTCTCAGTATTTTCACTATCTCGCGCAGTCGGGCCTCACAGGTCTGGTCCTGATGGGCACCAACTCCGAGGCTTTCCTCCTAACGCGTGAGGAACGATCGCAGCTGATCTCGACGGCGCGAGCGGCCGTGGGTCCGGGCTTCCCTCTCATGGCTGGCGTCGGTACACACTCAACCAAACAAACCCTAGAGCTGGTTCAAGATGCCGCCACTGCGGGCGCAAACTATGTCTTGGTCCTTCCGCCCGCTTATTTTGGCAAAGCCACCAACATGAACGTAGTGAAACGCTTCTTTTCCGAAGTGGCAGCGAAGTCGCCCTTGCCGGTAGTCATTTACAACTTTCCCGGGGTGTGCAATGGGGTCGACTTGGACTCGGAAACAATCACTGCGATTGTTCACGAGTCAGCGGCGAGACATCCCCAAGCCCAGTCTAACGTGGTCGGCGTCAAGCTCACTTGTGGGTCTGTTGGGAAGATCACCCGGTTATCAGCTACTTTTGCGCCAGAGGATTTTGCAACCTTCGGCGGGCAGTCAGACTTTCTCCTCGGTGGGCTTGCCGCAGGTAGCGCAGGATGCATTGCAGCGTTTGCAAATGTGTTCCCAAAGACCGTATCCCGAATGTATACGTTGTACCAGAATGGGCAGGTCGATGAGGCTATGAAGCTACAGAAGAAGGCAGCATTGGCTGAGAATTCTATCAAAAGCGGAATCGCATCGACCAAATACGCCGTTTCATGCTCCTCGGCTGGCTTGGCAGGAATTTCAAGAGCAGCCGAAAAGCTGGCCCCTCGGCATCCCTACGAAGAAGTTGGGGAAGCTACCAGAAGATCGATTCAGGAGACCATAGCTGAGGTGGCAGCGATCGAGGATGGCCTATAA
- a CDS encoding uncharacterized protein (ID:PFLUO_008517-T1.cds;~source:funannotate) → MGDLEKNTTNENDTTASPDTGIADMEEFSPPPSGYRIAGLVTLPAYRSPIAQCLIIACVHLLVVGMFNVLSALGGGGQVNPTTSNNANTILYSLFCAFSLVSGSVCNFLGPKITLATGGIGFSLLSASYWSYNHNGNEAFVYFGGAICGIAAAFLWTAEGSMIMSLPLEKDKGKYVGIFYGLSFFGTVIGAIIPTVENWGVTTAGSVNDSTYIALFILMIMGSVVACGVSNPTKVIRSDGSRVVVPRQTTFVQELKNVALAVRREPWIILFFPYSFAGLWYIPYQSNDYNSYFFDLRTRAFGSLWFDFGQFAMAVISGLLLDFKRLGGRRQRAFIGWGFLFLLINAVFIGGVFPARRSQRGHPPSHLLDVEDSQAAGYIALYTFYGAVDGAWQTFAWWIMGTLSNDPLVLSIYSAFYKVFGAMGAAIVFSLDVRETSYQAMFGSYWGLLSGSLVLVLVLIYKRVEDTLSLESWRSPEIGMKEVNPDTE, encoded by the exons ATGGGCGACCTGGAGAAGAACACTACCAATGAGAATGACACCACGGCCTCCCCTGACACGGGGATCGCTGACATGGAAGAGTTTAGTCCTCCGCCAAGTGGATATCGGATTGCGGGACTTGTGACGCTCCCCGCATATCGATCCCCCATTGCGCAGTGCTTGATCATCGCTTGTGTGCATCTTCTCGTGGTTGGGATGTTTAACGTTCTCTCCGCtcttgggggtggtggccAAGTCAATCCCACAACGAGCAACAATGCCAATACCATACTTTACAGTCTATTCTGTGCCTTTTCCCTTGTTTCGGGCTCGGTGTGCAACTTCCTGGGCCCCAAAATCACCCTTGCAACAGGGGGCATTGGATTCTCGTTGCTATCGGCCTCATATTGGAGTTACAACCACAACGGAAATGAGGCATTTGTGTACTTTGGAGGAGCAATTTGCGGGATTGCTGCTGCATTTCTTTG GACCGCCGAGGGATCCATGATCATGTCTCTTCCTCTCGAGAAGGACAAGGGAAAATATGTGGGCATCTTCTATGGCCTATCTTTTTTCGGTACAGTCATCGGGGCTATCATTCCCACGGTGGAAAATTGGGGGGTAACGACGGCTGGAAGTGTCAACGATAGTACCTACATTGCGCTGTTTATATTGATGATTATGGGCAGCGTTGTCGCCTGCGGCGTCTCCAATCCGACCAAGGTGATCCGTTCAGATGGCTCGCGCGTGGTCGTGCCACGTCAGACGACGTTTGTGCAGGAGCTGAAGAACGTGGCTCTGGCTGTCAGGCGAGAGCCATGGATCATCTTATTCTTTCCTTACAGTTTCGCTGGATTGTGGTATATTCCCTACCAGAGCAATGACTACAACAGCTATTTCTTCGACCTACGGACCCGCGCCTTTGGCAGTCTGTGGTTTGATTTTGGCCAATTTGCAATGGCAGTCATTTCGGGACTGTTGTTGGATTTCAAGCGACTCGGTGGTCGACGTCAACGTGCTTTTATTGGCTggggctttctttttcttctgaTCAACGCAGTATTTATCGGGGGTGTCTTCCCAGCCCGCCGTTCCCAGCGTGGCCACCCTCCCTCGCACCTTCTGGATGTGGAAGATTCCCAAGCCGCGGGTTATATCGCCCTGTACACCTTCTACGGTGCAGTAGATGGCGCCTGGCAGACATTTGCGTGGTGGATCATGGGGACTCTATCGAATGACCCCTTGGTGCTGTCCATCTACTCAGCATTCTACAAAGTTTTCGGTGCCATGGGTGCTGCTATCGTCTTTAGCCTGGACGTCAGAGAAACGAGCTATCAGGCCATGTTTGGCAGCTACTGGGGACTACTCTCTGGCTCTCTAGTTTTGGTGTTGGTATTGATCTACAAACGTGTTGAGGACACCTTGTCACTGGAGAGCTGGAGATCTCCCGAGATTGGGATGAAAGAAGTCAATCCGGATACTGAGTAG
- a CDS encoding uncharacterized protein (ID:PFLUO_008516-T1.cds;~source:funannotate) encodes MDVRQISFTFEDEGSLDESLPPIKVAFLGTRHPHVMYRFTVLEQMGGFEFSGFYEEDMGIATELAKRLPRLTRFDTPEALLDTNPDVVMIHALDPDVPRWARFAINHPAAFKGLFLEKPGTALPEDFYQLADEIEKKRPGLAVELGYELHYSESLAFARKVIHDGVLGDITTARFHGGCPSGAGMDLWQAIPEDLGGIMQTEGCHTLENVLDLFGAPDRVVSSIRKLPQRPPHPVVGWIPDLFTGTVHEGEFGVGTLLYEDVCSGIMEYSDKTIVLDMTAWEPTQWCNEWAIDIYGTNGSLHVIPDYPVATLYLREARGEFAAGPSKLSTEKPHGTSNIPSCYRKQLESLFARVRGTKVAGLGCCDLQTNVKILKVIDAFYKSATSRQWKDV; translated from the coding sequence ATGGACGTTCGCCAGATATCTTTCACGTTCGAAGATGAGGGGTCCTTGGATGAGAGCCTACCTCCCATCAAGGTCGCCTTCCTCGGAACCCGACATCCCCATGTCATGTATCGGTTTACCGTCCTCGAACAAATGGGTGGATTCGAGTTCTCTGGGTTTTATGAGGAGGACATGGGGATCGCCACAGAACTGGCTAAGCGGCTTCCCCGTCTGACCCGCTTCGATACCCCAGAAGCGCTACTTGACACCAATCCCGACGTGGTGATGATACATGCCCTGGACCCCGATGTTCCTCGCTGGGCTCGCTTTGCCATCAACCACCCAGCCGCATTCAAGGGTCTCTTCTTGGAGAAGCCTGGGACGGCACTTCCGGAAGATTTCTACCAGCTGGCCGACGAGATTGAAAAGAAACGTCCGGGCTTGGCCGTGGAGCTCGGGTATGAGCTCCATTATTCTGAATCACTCGCCTTTGCACGCAAGGTGATTCATGACGGCGTGTTGGGCGATATTACCACAGCCCGTTTCCATGGGGGGTGCCCGTCGGGCGCTGGGATGGACCTGTGGCAAGCTATCCCTGAGGACCTCGGGGGAATCATGCAAACAGAGGGCTGCCACACACTCGAGAATGTGCTCGATCTATTTGGTGCACCAGACCGTGTCGTCTCCTCGATTCGAAAACTACCGCAGCGACCCCCCCACCCGGTAGTGGGATGGATCCCGGACCTCTTCACTGGCACGGTTCACGAGGGCGAGTTTGGCGTGGGAACATTGCTTTATGAAGATGTCTGTTCGGGCATCATGGAGTACTCGGACAAGACTATAGTGTTAGACATGACAGCCTGGGAGCCCACGCAATGGTGCAATGAATGGGCGATCGATATTTACGGCACCAACGGTTCACTCCATGTGATCCCTGACTATCCTGTGGCGACGCTGTACTTGCGCGAAGCACGAGGGGAATTTGCTGCAGGACCGAGTAAATTATCTACAGAAAAGCCTCACGGAACGTCAAACATTCCAAGCTGCTATCGCAAGCAGCTTGAGTCTTTGTTTGCTCGGGTCCGCGGTACCAAGGTGGCAGGGCTTGGCTGCTGCGATCTTCAGACCAATGTGAAGATTCTCAAAGTGATCGATGCCTTTTACAAATCTGCTACATCGAGACAGTGGAAGGATGTGTAA